The genomic segment GGCCTTTTTCGGGCGTGTACCTGGAGACGCTCCCCGTGCCGATCTCGAAGAACCAGGCGTGGACGTGGAGCCGTCCCTCCCGGGCCGCCTTCTGGACGACGGGATAGGTGCGCAGGTTCTCCATCTGCACCAGGACGTTCTCCTCGGAAGTCACCGCGAGCCTCTCTTCCTTGGACATTTTCGGGTAGTTCGCGGCGATCACCTCCAGGGTCCGCTCCCCGTTCTTCAGCCACTCGGCGATGTGCGGCGTCCCGCCGAAAACCTTCCGGTCCTTGTAGAGGGCCTTCATCGCCCCGCAGTCGGAGTGGCCGCAGATGATGATGTC from the Candidatus Deferrimicrobiaceae bacterium genome contains:
- a CDS encoding carbonic anhydrase, whose protein sequence is MEKLISGIHRFRKQYWSENQELFRRLAEHGQSPEALFITCCDSRVIPTVITHANPGDLFILKNMGNFVPPYSENPLDGTGVAAAIEYAVEHLHVRDIIICGHSDCGAMKALYKDRKVFGGTPHIAEWLKNGERTLEVIAANYPKMSKEERLAVTSEENVLVQMENLRTYPVVQKAAREGRLHVHAWFFEIGTGSVSRYTPEKGQYEPIRFEEE